The Manihot esculenta cultivar AM560-2 chromosome 1, M.esculenta_v8, whole genome shotgun sequence genome has a window encoding:
- the LOC110600634 gene encoding transcription initiation factor TFIID subunit 7, with the protein MEEQFILRVPPSVAERLDRLLSESASSSEDQSLDLSFSEDGRSGTFVIGNEHFPASLLDLPCVVESYKTYDDCALVKTADIGQMIMVREAGDIAPDAVEYRHGLTPPMRDARKRRFRREPDLNPELVQRVEKDLLNIMAGGTVENADVEANEQEEDGEQNIRNVSKKTSPAPAAKPDVQEPVANAGEPERSDSDESDDSL; encoded by the exons ATGGAGGAACAATTCATACTAAGAGTCCCACCTTCTGTAGCGGAGCGTTTAGATCGTCTTTTGAGTGAAAGTGCTTCTTCTTCTGAAGATCAATCATTGGATTTGTCTTTTTCTG AGGATGGCAGGAGCGGTACATTTGTCATTGGCAATGAGCATTTTCCTGCTTCTCTCTTGGATCTTCCTTGTGTTGTGGAGTCGTACAAAACTTATGATGATTGTGCATTAGTCAAAACTGCAGATATTGGTCAG ATGATCATGGTTAGAGAAGCAGGTGACATTGCTCCAGACGCAGTGGAATACAGACATGGACTCACTCCTCCTATGAGGGATGCTCGAAAACGAAGATTTCGTAGGGAGCCAGACCTCAAT CCTGAGCTTGTCCAGCGTGTGGAGAAGGATCTGTTGAACATTATGGCTGGTGGAACAGTTGAAAATGCTG ATGTTGAAGCAAATGAGCAAGAGGAAGATGGCGAGCAGAATATTCGTAATGTAAGTAAGAAAACTTCACCTGCACCTGCAGCAAAGCCTGATGTTCAGGAGCCTGTAGCTAATGCTGGGGAGCCTGAGAGAAGTGATTCCGATGAATCAGATGATTCATTATAA